The Benincasa hispida cultivar B227 chromosome 9, ASM972705v1, whole genome shotgun sequence genome has a segment encoding these proteins:
- the LOC120084970 gene encoding uncharacterized protein LOC120084970 produces the protein MSNYAKFMKDILSKKNKFKKYEMISLTEECSVVLQKKLPQKLKDPRSFTLPCTIGSLSVARVLCGLGASINLMPLPIFRKLDVGEVQSTTISLQLADRSLTYPRGIVQDVLVKVDKFIFLADFMVPDIEEDFEIPIILGHPVLATRRALIDVQKGELTLRVNDKKVAFNIYRSLKHHDEVTSYNMIDMIDRIVEEHANVLLVREYLGHNILDFGRDDVDTWLDDIALYVKWLVGYSYYYFLDGYSGYNQIAIAPED, from the exons ATGTCTAATTATGCAAAATTCATGAAAGATATTTTGTCAAAGAAGAATAAGTTTAAGAAatatgaaatgattagtctgaCAGAAGAGTGCAGTGTTGTGCTGCAGAAAAAGTTACCACAAAAGCTCAAGGATCCAAGGAGTTTTACTCTCCCTTGCACTATTGGTTCATTGAGTGTTGCTAGAGTTTTGTGTGGTTTAGGTGCTTCCATTAATTTGATGCCTTTACCTATTTTCAGGAAGCTTGATGTTGGAGAAGTGCAATCCACTACGATTTCTTTGCAGCTAGCTGATAGATCTTTGACATATCCTCGAGGTATTGTTCAAGATGTTTTAGTCAAGGTTGACAAGTTTATTTTTCTTGCAGACTTCATGGTGCCAGACATAGAGGAGGACTTTGAAATTCCTATCATTTTGGGCCATCCAGTCTTAGCCACTAGAAGAGCTTTGATTGATGTCCAAAAAGGTGAATTAACTCTGAGGGTGAATGATAAAAAAGTGGCATTTAATATCTATAGGTCATTGAAACATCATGATGAGGTCACTTCTTACAATATGATAGATATGATTGATAGAATTGTTGAGGAGCATGCTAATGTCTTACTTGTTAGAGaatatttaggacataacattTTAGATTTTGGTCGTGATGATGTCGATACATGGTTGGATGACATTGCTCTGTATGTTAAATG GCTTGTAGGTTATTCTTACTATTACTTCTTAGATGGATATTCAGGGTATAATCAGATTGCCATTGCTCCTGAGGATTAG